A region from the Lycium barbarum isolate Lr01 chromosome 8, ASM1917538v2, whole genome shotgun sequence genome encodes:
- the LOC132606961 gene encoding myb-related protein 2-like isoform X1 translates to MYHHHHQDKSMHHSTRMSIPERHLFLQGGNGNGDSGLVLSTDAKPRLKWTPDLHERFIEAVNQLGGADKATPKSVLKLMGIPGLTLYHLKSHLQKYRLSKNLHGQANASGANKAVAAAAVDRISENSATCMSNPSMGPQPNKNIQISEAIQMQIEVQRRLHEQLEVQRHLQLRIEAQGKYLQSVLEKAQETLGRQNMETVGLEAVKVQLSEFVSKASNQCLDSAFPDIKELSGFHSQQTQASHPADRSIDSCLTSREGSLRDNAMQDNQIGLRPFDFKPSVEFKDIENGTRLQQTELRWCDNLKENRRLFSPMNEGREEVFTRETNCNNLSMSIGLQEEKLNGSRNHSDGNFNGIDRDIKHFHQAASRSESVPERQKSSQEYKLSYFEPKLDLNMHDENDAASSCKQFDLNGFSWG, encoded by the exons ATGTACCATCATCACCACCAGGATAAGAGCATGCACCATTCAACAAGAATGTCTATCCCTGAAAGACATCTGTTCCTGCAAGGTGGAAATGGCAATGGAGATTCAGGGCTTGTCCTGTCAACTGATGCTAAGCCAAGATTGAAATGGACACCAGACCTCCATGAGAGGTTTATAGAAGCAGTTAATCAACTCGGTGGAGCAGACA AAGCCACTCCAAAATCGGTTTTAAAGCTTATGGGGATCCCAGGATTAACCTTGTACCACTTAAAGAGCCATCTTCAG AAATACAGACTAAGCAAGAATCTACATGGACAAGCAAATGCTAGTGGGGCAAATAAAGCTG TTGCAGCAGCTGCAGTAGATAGGATATCTGAGAATAGTGCAACATGTATGAGTAACCCAAGCATGGGACCCCAACCAAACAA AAACATTCAAATAAGTGAAGCAATACAAATGCAAATAGAAGTGCAGAGAAGGCTTCATGAGCAGCTTGAG GTACAACGACATTTACAGTTACGGATAGAAGCTCAAGGGAAATATTTGCAGTCTGTACTTGAGAAAGCACAAGAAACCCTTGGAAGACAAAACATGGAAACAGTAGGATTAGAGGCAGTCAAGGTTCAACTATCAGAATTCGTATCCAAAGCATCCAATCAATGCCTGGACTCTGCATTTCCAGATATAAAAGAACTATCGGGATTCCACAGCCAACAAACACAAGCTTCACATCCAGCAGATCGTTCAATCGACAGCTGTTTGACCTCTCGTGAAGGCTCTTTGAGGGACAATGCAATGCAAGATAACCAAATTGGATTGAGGCCTTTCGACTTTAAACCATCTGTAGAGTTCAAGGATATCGAAAATGGCACCAGGCTACAGCAGACAGAACTACGGTGGTGTGACAATCTCAAAGAGAACAGAAGATTATTCTCCCCAATGAATGAGGGTAGAGAAGAAGTATTCACCAGAGAGACTAACTGCAATAACTTATCAATGAGTATTGGACTTCAAGAAGAAAAACTGAATGGAAGCAGGAACCATTCAGATGGAAACTTCAATGGAATAGACAGAGATATCAAACATTTTCACCAGGCTGCCAGCAGAAGCGAATCAGTACCAGAGAGGCAGAAATCTTCGCAAGAGTATAAGCTGTCTTACTTTGAACCTAAACTGGATCTAAACATGCATGATGAAAATGATGCTGCTTCAAGTTGTAAGCAATTTGACTTAAATGGTTTCAGTTGGGGCTGA
- the LOC132606961 gene encoding myb-related protein 2-like isoform X2 translates to MYHHHHQDKSMHHSTRMSIPERHLFLQGGNGNGDSGLVLSTDAKPRLKWTPDLHERFIEAVNQLGGADKATPKSVLKLMGIPGLTLYHLKSHLQKYRLSKNLHGQANASGANKAAAAVDRISENSATCMSNPSMGPQPNKNIQISEAIQMQIEVQRRLHEQLEVQRHLQLRIEAQGKYLQSVLEKAQETLGRQNMETVGLEAVKVQLSEFVSKASNQCLDSAFPDIKELSGFHSQQTQASHPADRSIDSCLTSREGSLRDNAMQDNQIGLRPFDFKPSVEFKDIENGTRLQQTELRWCDNLKENRRLFSPMNEGREEVFTRETNCNNLSMSIGLQEEKLNGSRNHSDGNFNGIDRDIKHFHQAASRSESVPERQKSSQEYKLSYFEPKLDLNMHDENDAASSCKQFDLNGFSWG, encoded by the exons ATGTACCATCATCACCACCAGGATAAGAGCATGCACCATTCAACAAGAATGTCTATCCCTGAAAGACATCTGTTCCTGCAAGGTGGAAATGGCAATGGAGATTCAGGGCTTGTCCTGTCAACTGATGCTAAGCCAAGATTGAAATGGACACCAGACCTCCATGAGAGGTTTATAGAAGCAGTTAATCAACTCGGTGGAGCAGACA AAGCCACTCCAAAATCGGTTTTAAAGCTTATGGGGATCCCAGGATTAACCTTGTACCACTTAAAGAGCCATCTTCAG AAATACAGACTAAGCAAGAATCTACATGGACAAGCAAATGCTAGTGGGGCAAATAAAGCTG CAGCTGCAGTAGATAGGATATCTGAGAATAGTGCAACATGTATGAGTAACCCAAGCATGGGACCCCAACCAAACAA AAACATTCAAATAAGTGAAGCAATACAAATGCAAATAGAAGTGCAGAGAAGGCTTCATGAGCAGCTTGAG GTACAACGACATTTACAGTTACGGATAGAAGCTCAAGGGAAATATTTGCAGTCTGTACTTGAGAAAGCACAAGAAACCCTTGGAAGACAAAACATGGAAACAGTAGGATTAGAGGCAGTCAAGGTTCAACTATCAGAATTCGTATCCAAAGCATCCAATCAATGCCTGGACTCTGCATTTCCAGATATAAAAGAACTATCGGGATTCCACAGCCAACAAACACAAGCTTCACATCCAGCAGATCGTTCAATCGACAGCTGTTTGACCTCTCGTGAAGGCTCTTTGAGGGACAATGCAATGCAAGATAACCAAATTGGATTGAGGCCTTTCGACTTTAAACCATCTGTAGAGTTCAAGGATATCGAAAATGGCACCAGGCTACAGCAGACAGAACTACGGTGGTGTGACAATCTCAAAGAGAACAGAAGATTATTCTCCCCAATGAATGAGGGTAGAGAAGAAGTATTCACCAGAGAGACTAACTGCAATAACTTATCAATGAGTATTGGACTTCAAGAAGAAAAACTGAATGGAAGCAGGAACCATTCAGATGGAAACTTCAATGGAATAGACAGAGATATCAAACATTTTCACCAGGCTGCCAGCAGAAGCGAATCAGTACCAGAGAGGCAGAAATCTTCGCAAGAGTATAAGCTGTCTTACTTTGAACCTAAACTGGATCTAAACATGCATGATGAAAATGATGCTGCTTCAAGTTGTAAGCAATTTGACTTAAATGGTTTCAGTTGGGGCTGA
- the LOC132606961 gene encoding myb-related protein 2-like isoform X3, with product MYHHHHQDKSMHHSTRMSIPERHLFLQGGNGNGDSGLVLSTDAKPRLKWTPDLHERFIEAVNQLGGADKATPKSVLKLMGIPGLTLYHLKSHLQKYRLSKNLHGQANASGANKAVAAAAVDRISENSATCMSNPSMGPQPNKNIQISEAIQMQIEVQRRLHEQLELRIEAQGKYLQSVLEKAQETLGRQNMETVGLEAVKVQLSEFVSKASNQCLDSAFPDIKELSGFHSQQTQASHPADRSIDSCLTSREGSLRDNAMQDNQIGLRPFDFKPSVEFKDIENGTRLQQTELRWCDNLKENRRLFSPMNEGREEVFTRETNCNNLSMSIGLQEEKLNGSRNHSDGNFNGIDRDIKHFHQAASRSESVPERQKSSQEYKLSYFEPKLDLNMHDENDAASSCKQFDLNGFSWG from the exons ATGTACCATCATCACCACCAGGATAAGAGCATGCACCATTCAACAAGAATGTCTATCCCTGAAAGACATCTGTTCCTGCAAGGTGGAAATGGCAATGGAGATTCAGGGCTTGTCCTGTCAACTGATGCTAAGCCAAGATTGAAATGGACACCAGACCTCCATGAGAGGTTTATAGAAGCAGTTAATCAACTCGGTGGAGCAGACA AAGCCACTCCAAAATCGGTTTTAAAGCTTATGGGGATCCCAGGATTAACCTTGTACCACTTAAAGAGCCATCTTCAG AAATACAGACTAAGCAAGAATCTACATGGACAAGCAAATGCTAGTGGGGCAAATAAAGCTG TTGCAGCAGCTGCAGTAGATAGGATATCTGAGAATAGTGCAACATGTATGAGTAACCCAAGCATGGGACCCCAACCAAACAA AAACATTCAAATAAGTGAAGCAATACAAATGCAAATAGAAGTGCAGAGAAGGCTTCATGAGCAGCTTGAG TTACGGATAGAAGCTCAAGGGAAATATTTGCAGTCTGTACTTGAGAAAGCACAAGAAACCCTTGGAAGACAAAACATGGAAACAGTAGGATTAGAGGCAGTCAAGGTTCAACTATCAGAATTCGTATCCAAAGCATCCAATCAATGCCTGGACTCTGCATTTCCAGATATAAAAGAACTATCGGGATTCCACAGCCAACAAACACAAGCTTCACATCCAGCAGATCGTTCAATCGACAGCTGTTTGACCTCTCGTGAAGGCTCTTTGAGGGACAATGCAATGCAAGATAACCAAATTGGATTGAGGCCTTTCGACTTTAAACCATCTGTAGAGTTCAAGGATATCGAAAATGGCACCAGGCTACAGCAGACAGAACTACGGTGGTGTGACAATCTCAAAGAGAACAGAAGATTATTCTCCCCAATGAATGAGGGTAGAGAAGAAGTATTCACCAGAGAGACTAACTGCAATAACTTATCAATGAGTATTGGACTTCAAGAAGAAAAACTGAATGGAAGCAGGAACCATTCAGATGGAAACTTCAATGGAATAGACAGAGATATCAAACATTTTCACCAGGCTGCCAGCAGAAGCGAATCAGTACCAGAGAGGCAGAAATCTTCGCAAGAGTATAAGCTGTCTTACTTTGAACCTAAACTGGATCTAAACATGCATGATGAAAATGATGCTGCTTCAAGTTGTAAGCAATTTGACTTAAATGGTTTCAGTTGGGGCTGA